A window of Strix aluco isolate bStrAlu1 chromosome 2, bStrAlu1.hap1, whole genome shotgun sequence contains these coding sequences:
- the NHLRC3 gene encoding NHL repeat-containing protein 3 has translation MRQRRPPGLWLVMAGALLALLALLWGSQVLKAFDYFSPWKGEQQMYKLDIGWPKIPEYFTGQTFCVAVDSLHGLVYVGQRGDNVPKVLVFSEEGYFLYSWNNTVEMPHGIFVLNTATDSSVWITDVGTGKYGHTVKQYSPSGKLMQILGTPGNAGSSLIPLQFDQPAEIFVEESGEIYVVDGDGGMNNRLLKLSNDYKEIWLTGTNGTGIGQFKIPHSVTVDPFGRVWVADRDNKRIQVFDKVTGEWLGSWSSCFSEDGPYSVRFTANYKYLIVAQLNINRLAILAAPPVGSIGDCFMVSTVQLADETKPHLVDVDMKSGAVYVAEIGAQQVQKYIPLS, from the exons ATGAggcagcggcggccgccggggCTGTGGCTGGTGATGGCTGGCGCCCTGCTGgccctgctggccctgctctgggGCTCGCAG gttttaaaagcatttgattaCTTTTCTCCTTGGAAGGGAGAGCAACAGATGTACAAGCTGGACATAGGCTGGCCTAAAATTCCAGAATATTTCACTGGTCAAACATTTTGTGTTGCTGTTGACTCTCTTCATGGTTTGGTCTATGTGGGACAA aggGGAGACAATGTGCCAAAGGTACTCGTATTCTCAGAGGAAGGCTATTTTCTTTACTCCTGGAATAATACAGTTGAAATGCCTCATGGTATCTTTGTATTGAACACCGCAACGGATAGTTCAGTATGGATCACAGATGTTGGAACAG GCAAATATGGGCACACAGTGAAACAGTATAGCCCTTCGGGTAAACTTATGCAGATCTTGGGCACACCGGGTAATGCTGGTTCAAGTTTGATTCCCCTACAATTTGATCAACCAGCAGAGATCTTTGTAGAGGAAAGTGGAGAGATCTATGTTGTGGATGGAGACGGAGGAATGAATAACAGATTGCTCAAACTGTCCAACG ATTACAAAGAGATATGGCTGACTGGAACAAACGGGACCGGCATTGGTCAGTTCAAGATTCCTCACAGTGTAACAGTGGATCCTTTTGGACGG GTATGGGTTGCGGACAGAGACAACAAAAGAATCCAAGTTTTTGATAAAGTCACAGGGGAATGGCTTGGGTCTTGGAGCAGCTGTTTTTCAGAAGATGGACCCTATTCTGTCAG ATTTACTGCCAATTACAAATACCTGATTGTAGCTCAGCTGAATATCAACCGGTTAGCAATCTTGGCAGCACCACCGGTTGGCTCTATTGGGGACTGTTTTATGGTCAGCACAGTCCAGCTGGCAGATGAAACCAAACCGCACCTTGTGGATGTAGACATGAAGAGTGGAGCAGTCTATGTCGCAGAGATTGGAGCCCAGCAAGTACAAAAATACATACCCTTAAGCTGA